The Humulus lupulus chromosome 3, drHumLupu1.1, whole genome shotgun sequence genome window below encodes:
- the LOC133822416 gene encoding GSH-induced LITAF domain protein: MKEMEMSKNDEPVVGVPYYVHQNPYQAGMIPPNAVFGDPKGVPIQQTIYRDTPAPFNCLYCGSSGLTTVRSKLSLAAVIGCMMPMMLGICFLCPSMDCLWHKYHFCPSCKEKVADFEKSDICAVMDPPQWTQESFALPAV, from the exons atgaaagagatggagatGTCGAAGAACGACGAACCAGTCGTCGGAGTTCCCTACTATGTCCATCAGAATCCTTATCAAGCTGGAATGATCCCCCCAAACGCCGTCTTTGGGGACCCTAAGGGTGTTCCGATCCAACAGACCATTTACCGGGACACACCTGCCCCTTTCAACTGCCTCTACTGTGGTAGTTCTGGTCTCACCACCGTCAG ATCAAAGTTAAGTCTGGCAGCTGTTATTGGTTGTATGATGCCAATGATGCTTGGAATTTGTTTTCTTTGCCCTTCAATGGACTGTCTATGGCATAAATATCATTTTTGCCCGAGTTGCAAAGAAAAG GTTGCCGACTTCGAGAAATCGGATATTTGTGCTGTGATGGATCCTCCTCAGTGGACGCAGGAAAGCTTTGCCCTGCCTGCAGTTTAA